In Cicer arietinum cultivar CDC Frontier isolate Library 1 chromosome 7, Cicar.CDCFrontier_v2.0, whole genome shotgun sequence, the genomic window TGGTTCGTTATGCTCCCCACTAAGATAGTTACATCATCTACGAAACCCAAACTCATTTGCCCTACTTTATAGTCAATTGATTGACTCgttataaaaattgagtttatttttcaaaatgtaaACTTACTTTCTCCATAACATTGACACATCTAATAGAAATGTGGAGTCTAATTGTTATacattttaaatgtaaaaagttGTTACTACATTACTATTATGGAGATGATTTATAAGTTAGTTTTGATAAAaagttgataaaaattaaatatttgtaataatcTAGTAGTTGTGATcgactaattttataaaaattagttatatttatcgtatagataaattaaattcaaataatatactctctttaaaatcaaatataaacaaaattgatttatttttttttaaatgaaatataaatacattttttatttaatgacattatttctaaaatgtccttcatttattttaattttttgtattttaaattacttaattTATTCATCATAATGGATAATTTagacaataaattaaaaaaattatttaaattgtataaattaatatactcaactatttttcttaatatacaTAATTTGACCCATTTTATCTTATAATTCATTTCGGAATGAGTATACAAAAATTGACTGTTTTAAACATATTTAGTATTAGTACACCAGAAAAATCTTAGTCTTAAATTTAGTATACACTTTTTCCTATTAAATgtctactttttatttatttatgcaaTTCAATGAGAATATAGGTAACTTAGATATTTCAGTCCAAATAAACTTagatattgaattttaaattttaaatatgattgaAACGATTAAACGTAATTAATGACTTCCTTTAGACTcaaatataagaagaaaaaagtagTGATAATTGATAGACCGaattataagtaaaatttaGTTAACTTCACCCTATTTagtattattatcattaaaatattatttttaaataaaatataaataaaagaataactaaaaattattgtatttaattttaatttttaattagatgtattaatttttcggccactatttttatttatattttattttagagagaatataatttattataacaaattaaatgaaagatagaaataatttaaaaaatagaattatatttttcaagaaaattaaatacaataaccactatttttaatatatgtgtatTAATAATTACTTATGCGGCTTATAGTTGagtttattaataattatcttactaAATGTAGgctattattaattttgaccTTGTTAGATTGAGAGTATTCCCAACCGataaaaaattgacaattaGAATAGGTCATTCTTTTCACTTGTCATAGGTTTTGGTCTCGACAAACGGGTGCAAGTTTTTAAATCCTCATAAATGAATTCATCATTCCCTATGGTTATGAAAACGagaaaatcatattatattacGCAGTActatgataaattaaaattctaaaacattaatttaataaaattaactagGATCAATTTAGATGATTGGTTGAGTGCATTTATTCAGAAAAATGATTTGTTTAGTTcactttaaattttgaattgaattaataaattattattagtcaaccaaatattttttttaaataatgagtttttacaaaaagataaaactatcacaaaaaaaataaagatttttcaaaatatttttcccCTTGATCGATATCATCTTCACCAAACCCAGcaactgaaagaaaaaaaatcaatgaaattaaaaatttgtgttCATCCTCTCAAAACCACTTTCTTAATTTAGCGAGTGAACAATTGGGGTTAAAaagttacttaaaaaaaattaaaaattagtgaGCAAAATAAAAACTGATACAATTGAGGAtactaaaaaaatgtaaactGAAAAAACGATTATGGCTACATTTAactgaaatataatttaatcttcTTTTTTTAACCTGTGTTCCTACGCATGAAAATAGACAGTACCAAGcaattactaataaaatatctTAGACATGGTGAAAAGAAATGAGATATATTCATTTCTCACATTGCAAAAAATATCTTAACTTTACAAAGTTCTCATAGTGCCAAAACAAAAACATGGCCAGAGCTCATCAAAACTGATGACTGAATGACATTATTAGAATATCAATACTTCGTATGTTTAAACTATTAGATTGGTACAATCGCTACATTCATATACCAATCTAACAGATTAAACATACGACACATCGATACACTAATAAAAACACGAATGTATCATAAGCGTCCCCTTAATTACATGTATTCGCTTTACAACATAAACTAATGACCACTACTAGAAAACGTCCACCGGATAGATTTCGAATAATTGGTCTCTATAGAATCAAAATCGGTCGATAAACAAATTAACGACCGAAATAGAGACCAACAATTTTTAGTTGATAAACCAACAGTCGCTAGTCTTTATAATGAAGAACATGACATCTTTGCGGGTGAAAATGCAACAGTCAACCTAGCATGATCAGAAAGAGAGTAATCTTCCGGCCAAAGTCCTTTCTCCATTTCACGCGGAAACAACATCGCATTCTTCACCTTAAAACCAATGGCTTCTTGCTCCTGTTCAGTATTAGAATCCTCCATACACCCATTGAAATTTTCCAACACATGCTCTGAACATGTAGAATTCCAAATATTTTGCTGCAAAGTCAATTATCACaccattattattatacaatatcataataagagTGTGCTAGATGTTGATATTATTGATTATCTTCGTCACAAAAATATAACATTCAAGCACAATGCATCAGGCACGTTCAAGTTCGAGTTGTGACGGATCCAGAAATTTTATTGTGCAGGGACAATACTTACATAATATATTTTAGGACAACTAATGTATATAGTATAATAATATACATATAAtgttcaattttatcaaaattttagtCGAAAGATCGAAATTGGTGTGCATGCATGTTCATAGATTTCGAagagaaaaaaacataaatacaaTGATGAGGAGAAATCATACACAAGTTAAGACATGATAAATATATACCTTGAATTCTTCTAAATCGATTACACCATTTCCAGCTACATCAGCTTGATTCCATAGATCTTGCAACTGTTGGAAGCATAGTCCATAAGGCACACCAATTAACTTTAACTGCAGTAGTTATGAGATAGTGAGTCTATTGTGTCAATTGAGCTACAAGCTCGTAACATATTAGCAGATATGAATTGTACCTGACGAAGTGCTTcagaaaaactaaaatatgtTACAGAACCAGCACAATTGTCACCCTTCAAAAATGTAAAGGCATCATCTTCGGACAATGACGCCTTTCGTAGCTGAAACTAAAGTCCAGAAGAAAAACGagaaaaattaaacaaagaaaTAGCATTAGATGCAgagcttatatatatatatatatatatatcatatgtCTAGTATAGCTTAAGAAGGAAATACAAAGACAACCAAACTATATAAAACTCTGCGAGTAACAACTACCTTTAGTATACTAAATACAGCTTCGGCCCAACTTGTTTTCAACGGTTTACGCGCTTGGTTAGGATTGCAAAGCCAAATGAAGTCAACACCACATATATTTCCTCTATGATTTCTGTGACTAACCCACTGTTGATTTAATGgaaaattcaagaaaaacaaaaacctgTTAACCTTGTGTTGTAATAATAGGAATGCAGGTACAATTATATAAGGTTGAGATGTTTACCTTGTGTGCATCAGCATAACTATCAGTATAATGATTTGCAATATCATACGATGATACAAATCCCTGTGACCTAAGGAACTTGTAAACATGTCCACGCTTGCTTCCATTCCAGTCACTGCATTAGATAGAACTTGTTAACCTTGTGACCTTTTGTTCTTTTAATTAGTTACCACCGGGGTCTAGTGCAAGTGGTTAGTGTGCAAGTGTTGTAAACCCGGGGTACTGAAATTGATTCCTACTCAAAATGTAGCAATAGTAAAATCCCAAGAAAATCAACAATAAACTCACCCACAAAGTATAATAGGCATTGGTTTGAGCCTGTTTTCTCTCTGATACAATTCCACATATTGTAATATTTGATAAACCTACAAGAAGGAAAATCAAAGCCAAATTTTAGGATTTGAAAgctacaaaaataataaatgaataagaAGAATTTTGTATTGCAGGGAATTCCATACCTGATCCAATCTCACTATAGACAGACTTGAATCATGAGGAAATAGCAAGTGAGTATTCACTATCAGAAACTCTTGGTGAAAATTTCCTTTTTGGTCATGTGAAATGGGATTAACTGATTGAACATGTAACAACTGAGCAACACGGTCACCACAATCGTTGAAAAGCAACTCTCGATAATTTACAATACTTAGATATTCTTTATGTATAGCAGTAAGGAGGCCTgcataataaatatgatattttgagCCATATAACAACAACATTACTCTGTGAAACATAGATTTTAGATTATGAGAGGA contains:
- the LOC101503137 gene encoding uncharacterized calcium-binding protein At1g02270-like encodes the protein MVVAAGSKFNLRRGNTDSSHNNVVINNCDGGELSRINKSVCFSSIVEVDKDPSCVSFTTFNILAPIYKRIDPQNQGLRESDFRSFWFARNERILDSLLSESSSIMCLQEFWVGNEELVHMYEERLGDAGYHLFKLARTNNRGDGLLTAIHKEYLSIVNYRELLFNDCGDRVAQLLHVQSVNPISHDQKGNFHQEFLIVNTHLLFPHDSSLSIVRLDQVYQILQYVELYQRENRLKPMPIILCGDWNGSKRGHVYKFLRSQGFVSSYDIANHYTDSYADAHKWVSHRNHRGNICGVDFIWLCNPNQARKPLKTSWAEAVFSILKFQLRKASLSEDDAFTFLKGDNCAGSVTYFSFSEALRQLKLIGVPYGLCFQQLQDLWNQADVAGNGVIDLEEFKQNIWNSTCSEHVLENFNGCMEDSNTEQEQEAIGFKVKNAMLFPREMEKGLWPEDYSLSDHARLTVAFSPAKMSCSSL